CCGCCTTCCCCGCGCGCGTATCCGCGTGGACCCGCACCGCGCCCAGGTCGACCCCGAAGCTGGCCTCGGCGGCCTGCCGCACGGCGGGCGCCAGGGGCTCTCCGCCCTCGGGCGCACCGGACATGGGGACGACCTGCAGCGGAAGCGCGGCCCCGGCCCCAGCGGCACGGGCCTGCGCGGAGCGGTCCGCCCCCTCCGGCGCCTGCCGCAGGTGCGCCATGGCTCGGGCGAGGCGAGGGCTGCTCCGGGCTCCCGGCCCCAGTCGGACGGCCGCGCCGCCTGGAGCATCAACAGAGGTCGCCACGGTCCCCGAGCGCGGAGGCGTCGAAGCGCGCGCGGGGGCCGCCGCGGGACCTCGAACCGGAGCGCGCGCGGGAGCGGGCATGCGTCATCCTCTCCCGGGAGCCTGACGAGCAGGACGCGCACGCGGGCCAGGGGACACGAAGGCGCGAGGCCTCAGCCCCTCTCGCATCGACTGCCGTGACTCCACTCCCCAGAGCACGCGCATGCCAGGAACCATAGGCAACCACGGAATCCGGTGTCGAACCGCGCCCGCCAGAACCTCCTTCGCTTCGCATTCTTCGTGACGTTCCGTCAACGCACCGCGTCCAACGCACCACGCCCCGAGGACGAGGCGCCGGCGTCACGGCGCCATCGGCCGAGCGAGCAGCCGACAGCTCGTTGGCATTCCAATGAGCAACGTCCGTCCGGACGCGGACAGCGGCTTCGCCCGCGGGCGCTGGGAGGGAATACGAAACGTGGCATGTTGCGCCCCCCATGGCTGTCAGCGTCTTCGACCTCTTCAAGATTGGCATCGGTCCCTCCAGCTCCCACACCGTCGGGCCCATGCGCGCCGCGCGCACGTTCGCCCTGCGGCTCGAGGAGGGCGGCAAGCTGGAGCGGCTCTCCAAGCTCAAGGTGGAGCTGTTCGGCTCGCTGGGCGCCACCGGCAAGGGGCACGGCAGCGACAAGGCGGTGCTGCTCGGCCTGCGCGGAGAGACGCCCGAGGGCGTGGACGTCGAGTCCATTCCCGCCGTCGTCGCCCGCTGGCGCACCGAGGGCCGCGTGGCCCTGCTGGGCAAGCGCGACGTGACGTTCCGCGACGGCGAGCACCTGGTGATGCACCGCCGCCGCACGCTGCCCTACCACCCGAACGGCATGCGCTTCTCCGCCTTCAGCGCGGACGGCGCGGAGCTGGACGCCCGCGTCTACTACTCCGTGGGCGGAGGCTTCGTGGTGGACGAGACGGCGGCCGCGGGCCAGGACCCGCTGCGCCCGGACATCACGCCGCAGCCCTTCCCCTTCCACTCCGCCGCCGAGCTGCTGGCGCACTGCGAGCGCGAGCGCCAGCCCATCAGCGCCCTCATGCTGGCGAACGAGAAGACGCTGCGGAGCGAGGAGGAGATTCGCGCCGGGCTGCTGCGCATCTGGGAGGTCATGCAGGCCTGCGTGCGCCGGGGCTGCTCCAGCGGCGGCATCCTCCCCGGGGGCCTCAAGGTGGAGCGCCGCGCCGCGGCCATGTACCAGCGACTGCTCAGCCGTCCCGAGGCCGGGCTCACCAACCCGCTCACCGTGCTGGACTGGGTGAACCTCTACGCGCTCGCAGTGAATGAGGAGAACGCCGCTGGCGGCCGCGTCGTCACCGCGCCCACCAACGGCGCGGCGGGCATCATCCCCGCGGTGCTGCACTACTACTGGCGCTTCGTGCCGGGGGCGAACGACGACGGCGTGGTGCGCTTCCTCCTCACGGCCGGCGCCATCGGCGTGCTGTACAAGGAGAACGCCTCCATCAGCGGCGCGGAGGTGGGCTGCCAGGGAGAAGTGGGCAGCGCATGCTCCATGGCGGCCGGCGCGCTCACCGAGGTGCTGGGCGGCACGCCGCTGCACGTGGAGAACGCGGCGGAAATCGCCATGGAGCACAACCTGGGGCTCACCTGCGACCCCATTGGCGGGCTCGTGCAGGTGCCGTGCATCGAGCGCAACGCCATGGCCTCCGTGAAGGCCATCAACGCCTCGCGCATGTCCCTGTCCGGCGACGGGCGGCACTTCGTCAGCCTGGACAAGGTCATCAAGACCATGCGCGACACCGGCCGCGACATGAAGGACAAGTACAAGGAGACCGCGCGCGGCGGCCTCGCCGTCAACGTGCTGGAAGTGGCCAACCTGAGCGTCGGCCTCCCGGAGTGCTGACGGCACACCCGCCTGGGAAAATTCGCATGACGCCGGACTGACCCGGCGCCTCAGGCGGCAACACCGCGGGGTCGGGTTGTGAACTCCGCAAGCAAGCGGATAGATGGGGATTCGCGGGTACGCGCCGCAGTGCAGCGCGACTCAGCGACTGCAAGGAAATCCCCCCATGACACTCATCTCGTTACGGCCCCCCCGGGTCATCCAACGCCTGCGCGCCTGCCTGACAGCGGCGCTCGCTGTCGCGCTCCTCACCCTCCCCACGGGGAGCGCGCTGGCCCAGCCGACGTTCTCCATCTTTGCCCCCAGCAGCACGCCCGCGGTCGCCTCGGTGACCAACGACTTCAGCGCCGTGGAGCTGGGCGTGAAGTTCAAGGCGGACGTGGACGGCGACATCATCGGCCTCCGCTTCTACAAGGGCGCGGCCAACACCGGCACCCACGTGGGCCACCTGTGGAGCGCCACCGGGCAGCTCCTGGGCACCGCCACCTTCGTCAACGAGACGGCCTCCGGCTGGCAGGAGGTAGCGCTCTCCACGCCGGTGCCCGTCACCGCCGGCACCACCTACGTGGCCTCGTACCATGCGCCGGGCGGCGCCTATGCGTTCACCAGCGGCGGGCTGGTGGCGGGCGCGGATGCGCCCCCCATGCACGCGCTCGCGGGCCCCGCCAACGGCGGCAACGGCGTCTTCAGCTACGGCCCGTCCGGCACCTTCCCCAACAACAGCTTCGGTGACGCCAACTACTGGGTGGACGTCGTCTTCCGGCCCGCCGCGCCCGTCACCATCTGGCCGGCGACCGCCACGCCGGCCGTCGCCTCCGTGACGAATGACTTCAGCGCCGTGGAGCTGGGCGTGAAGTTCCAGGCGGACGTGAGCGGCAACGTGCTGGGCATCCGCTTCTACAAGGGCACGAGCAACACCGGCACGCACGCGGGCCACCTGTGGAACGCCGCGGGCCAATTGCTCGCGGGCGCCACCTTCGTCAGCGAGACGGCCTCCGGCTGGCAGGAGGTGACGTTCTCCAGCCCGGTGGCCATCGCCGCCAACACCACCTACATCGCCTCGTACCACGCGCCCAATGGCGCCTATGCCTTCGACAACACCGGCCTCGCCAGCGGCGTGAACAACCCGCCCCTGTACGCGCTGTCCGGCATCAGCAGCGGCGGCAACGGCGTCTACAAGTACGGCGCCTCGGGCTCCTTCCCCACGGACAGCTTCGGAAACTCCAACTACTGGGTGGACGTCGTCTTCCAGGCCACGGGCGCGCCGCCGCCTCCGCCGCCTCCGACCGGCAACGCGCTCACCCTCTTCCCCGCGAGCGCCACGCCGGGCACCCCCACGGCCACCGACACGGTCTCCATCGAGGTCGGCGTGAAGTTCCGCGCGGACGTGGACGGCAAGGTGAAGGGCATCCGCTTCTACAAGGGGGTGGGCAACACCGGCACGCACGTGGGTAACTTGTGGAGCGCCACGGGCCAGAACCTGGCCAGCGCCACGTTCGTCAACGAGACCACGGTGGGCTGGCAGCAGGTGCTGTTCTCCAGCCCGGTCTCCATCACCGCCAACACCACCTACGTCGCCTCGTACTTCGCGCCGTCCGGTGGCTATTCCTTCGACCTCAACGCCCTCGCCAGCGGCGTGGACACGCCGCTCCTGCACGCGCTGCCCGGCACCACCAGCGGCGGCAACGGCGTCTTCACCTATGGCGCGCTGTCCACCTTCCCCACCAGCAGCTACCAGAACACCAACTACTGGGTGGACGTGCTCTTCGAGACCAACGGTCCCCCGCCCCGCCCGGGTGTCACCGGCTCCGGCCCCGTGCTGGTGGCCACCGACCCGGGCAACCACTTCACCGACTACCTGAAGGAAGTCCTCAAGGCCGAGGGCGTCACCACGTTCGCCGCCACCGACGCCGGCAACATTGGCGCCTCGGTGTCGCTCAATGACTACAAGGTGCTCATCCTCGGCGAGGCGACGCTGAGCGCGGCCCAGGTGACGCTGGTCACCAACTGGGTGAGCGCGGGCGGCAGCCTCATCGCCATGCGTCCTTCGGCCAACCTGGACGCGCTGCTCGGCCTCAACCCGTCCTCGGGCACGCAGGACGACGGCTACTTCCTGCTCGACACCACCCAGGCGCCGGGCGCGGGCCTCACCGCGGAGACGATGCAGTACCACGGCACCGCGGACCTCCACACGCTGGTGACCGGCACGCGCGCCGTCGCCACGCTCTACTCCAACGCCACCACGCCCACGACCTACGCGGCCGTCACCCTGCGCACGGTGGGCAGCGGCACGGCCATCGCCTTCGCGTTCGACCTGGCGAAGTCCGTCATCTACACGCGCCAGGGCAACCCGGCGTGGCAGGGGCAGAACCGCGACGGCTCCAACATCGGTCCGGGCGCGCGCGCCAACGACATGTTCTACGGCAACGCGTCCTTCGACCCGAAGCCGGACTGGGTGAACCTGGGCAAGGTGCAGATTCCCCAGGCGGACGAGCAGCAGCGGCTGCTCGCCAACATGCTCCACCTGACGAGCGCCGTCCCGCTGCCGCGCCTCTGGTACTTCCCCAGCGCGAAGAAGGCGGTGGTGGTGATGACGGGAGACGGGCACCCGGGCGGCGCCATCGTTCAGCGCTGGCAGAACTACGTGACGGCCAGCCCCACCGGCTGCAACGTGGACGACTGGCAGTGCATCCGCGGCACCGTCTATGACTTCGTCGGCGGCCTCACCACGACCCAGGCCGCGGGCTACGTCGCCCAGGGCTTCGAGTACGCGCTCCACGTCAACACCGGCTGCGCCGACTACACGTCCACCTCGCTGGACCCGAACTTCTTCACCCCGCAGCTCGCGAGCTTCGCGTCGGCCTACCCGGGCATCCCCGCGCCCACCACCAACCGCACGCACTGCATCGTGTTCAGCGACTGGGCCACCCAGCCGAAGGTCTCCCTGAGCCACGGCATCCGGCTGGACACCAACTACTACTACTGGCCGGACTACTGGGTGCAGAACCGTCCGGGCCTGTTCACCGGCTCGGGCCTGGCCATGCGCTTCGCGGACGTGGACGGCACGCCCATCGACGTCTACCAACTCGCCACGCAGATGACGGACGAGTCGGGCCAGTCGTACCCGCTGCACATCGACACGCTGCTGGCCAACGCGCTCGGGACCCAGGGCTACTACGGCGCCTTCAACGCCAACATGCACGTGGACTCGGACCCGTCGGCGGGCGCCTCGGGCTCGGCGGCCATCATCGCCTCGGCCCAGCGCGAGGGCGTGTCCGTCATCAGCGCCAGGCAGCTCCTCGACTGGCTCGACGCCCGCGAGGCCACGAGCATGTCCTCCGTGGCCTTCACCGGCACGGCGCTCACCTTCACCGTGGCCACCCCGGCGCGCAACCTGTCGCTGATGGTGCCCACGCGCACGGCCACGGGCCTCACGCTCGTCTCCGTGAGCCGCAACGGCTCGCCGGTGACGACGGTGCCGCAGACCATCAAGGGCGTGGGCTTCGCGTTCATCAACGGCGCGCAGGCCGGTACCTACACGGCCACGTACAACTGAGTCGCTCCCCACCCTGTCCCACGGGGTGAGCAGGGCGGTCCGGCGCGGGGTTCCCGCGTCGGGCCGCCCTGTTTCTTCGCGGAGGGTGTGGGCCGCATCCCTGGAGAGTGGAACCCGACGTGGAGGGTGGCCTGTGCGCCAGGGTGCGTCTTGCGTTTGGTTGCCCGGCGGCCCTAAGACGCGCCCCGGCCCGCTCCCCCGCTGGGCCCCGTCCAAAGGAAACACACCCCATGCTCAAGAAGATTCTCGGTGGCCTCGCCGCCGCCATCCTGGTGCTGGTGGGCGTCATCGCCACGCGTCCCGTCGAGTACTCCGTGCAGCGCAGCGCCACCCTGCCCGTGCCGGTCGACGCGGCCTTCGCCGTGGTGAATGACCTCCGCCGGTGGGAGGAGTGGTCGCCGTGGGAGAAGCTGGACCCGCAGCAGAAGACGACGTACTCCGGCGCGGAGTCGGGCACGGGCGCCGTCGTCGCATGGTCCGGCAACGACCAGGTGGGCGAGGGCCAGATGACGATTCAGGAGAGCAAGGCCAACGAGCTCGTCCGCATCAAGCTGGACTTCATCAAGCCCTTCTCCTCCACCAGCACCACCACCTTCGCGTTCAAGCCCGCCGAGGGCGGCACCGAGGTGGTCTGGACGATGGCGGGCACCAACGACTTCATGGGCAAGGCCTTCAGCCTGTTCATGGACATGGACAAGATGGTGGGCGGGGACTTCGAGCGGGGCCTCGCCAGCATGAAGACGGCGGCGGAGGCCGAGGCGAAGAAGCGCGCCGAGGCCGAGGCCGCGCGCGTGGCCGCGGAGAAGGCCGCCGCGGAGAAGGCCGCCGCCGAGGCCGCCGCCGCCGCCATGGCGGCCCAGCCGGCCGAGGGCGGCGCCGCCGTCGCCGCGCCGACGCCGTGATTCACGGCTGACGTGAAGCACCCCGCGCCCCCGTGTCGGCCCTGGCCGCACGGGGGCGCGCTCGTTTCGTCATCAAGCGCGTGCTCGTGGACATTGCCCCGGGTGGAAGCGCGAGGCAGTGCACACTCGCTGACGCCTCGCGGACTCCGAGCCGCACCGACATACGAGGCGAGCGGTAGAGACCTCCCGTGCCGTCTTCCGGCACGTTCACCTCCCCGCTGGTGACAGGTCTTTATGCGACTGCGCAAAACCTCCGCGAAGAATCCCCCCACGTCCCTCAAGAGCGAGAGCCTGGAGCCCTACCGGATGCACTCGGAAGGACAGGTCCTCACCACGGACCAGGGGATTCCCATCTCCGAGACGGACAACTCGCTGAAGGCGGGCGTCCGCGGCCCCACGCTCCTGGAGGACTTCCACTTCCGCGAGAAGATGATGCGCTTCGACCACGAGCGCATCCCCGAGCGCGTGGTGCACGCGCGCGGCGCCGGCGCCCACGGCTACTTCCAGGTCTACAAGTCCCTGGAGAAGTACACGCAGGCGCGCTTCCTCACGGACCCGTCGCTGCGCACGCCGGTGTTCGTGCGCTTCTCCACCGTGGGCGGCTCGCGCGGCTCGGCGGACACCGTCCGCGACGTGCGGGGCTTCGCCACCAAGTTCTACACACCCGAGGGGAACTTCGACCTGGTGGGCAACAACATCCCCGTCTTCTTCATCCAGGACGGCATCAAGTTCCCGGACTTCGTCCACTCGGTGAAGCCCGAGCCGCACAACGAAATCCCCCAGGCCTCCTCCGCGCATGACTCGCTCTGGGACTTCGTCTCGCTCGTCCCGGAGACGACGCACATGGTGATGTGGCTGATGTCGGACCGGGCCATTCCGCGCAGCTTCCGGATGATGGAGGGCTTCGGCGTCCACACCTTCCGGCTGGTCAACGCGGAGGGCAAGGCGACGCTGGTGAAGTTCCACTGGAAGCCGCTGCTCGGCACGCACTCGCTCGTCTGGGACGAGTCCCAGAAGGTGTCCGGCAAGGACCCGGACTTCCACCGCCGGGACTTGTGGGAGGCGATTGAGGACGGGAACTTCCCCGAGTACGAGCTGGGCCTGCAGCTCATCCCGGAAGAAGACGTGCTGAAGTACGGCTTCGACCTGCTGGACGCGACGAAGGTGCTGCCGGAGGAGCTGGTGCCGGTGCAGCGGGTGGGCAAGCTGACGCTGGACCGCAACCCGGACAACTTCTTCGCGGAGACGGAGCAGGTGGCCTTCTGCGTGGCCAACGTGGTGCCCGGCATCGACTTCACGAATGACCCGCTGATGCAGGCGCGGCTGTTCTCGTACCTGGACACGCAGCTCACCCGGCTGGGCGGGCCCAACTTCGCCGAGCTGCCCATCAACAAGCCGGTGGCGCCAGTGCACAACCACCAGCAGGACGGCTTCGGGCGGCAGACGATTCCCACCAGCCGGGCCAACTATCATCCCAACTCGCTGGGCGGGGGCTGCCCGTTCCTGGCCAACCCCAAGCAGGCCTTCACGCACCTGCAGGAGCGCGTGGACGGGCGCAAGATTCGCCAGCGGAGCGCGAGCTTCGACGACCACTTCAGCCAGGCGACGCTCTTCTACAAGAGCCTGTCGAAGCCGGAGCAGGAGCACCTCGTCGCCGCGCTGGAGTTCGAGGTGGGCAAGGTGGAGCGGAAGGAGATTCGCGAGCGCGTCGTGAACCAGATTCTGGTGAACGTGGACCTGGAGGTTGCCACCCGGGTGGCACGCGCGGTGGGCGTCGCGCCGCCGAAGCCGGTCAAGCCGCCGAGGGCGGGGAAGAAGACGAAGACCCCGGTGGAGACGTCACCGGCCCTCAGCATGCAGAACACGCCGCATGACTCCATCAAGACGCGAAAGATTGCCGCGCTGGTGGCGGACGGCTTCGCGGGGAAGGAGCTGGCCCACGTGCGCAAGACGCTGGAGGGGCTGGGTGCGACGGTGGAGGTGGTCGGCCCCACGCTGAGCCCCGTCACCAGCCTGGAGGGCCAGCAGGAGGTGCCGCTGAAGACGTACCAGACGGCGTCCTCGGTGCTGTACGACGCCGTCTACGTCCCGGGCGGAGAGAAGAGCGTGGAGGCGCTGAAGCGGGTGCCGCTGGCGGTGGACTTCGTGCGCGAGGCCTTCGTCCACTGCAAGCCGCTGGCGCTCTCCGGCGAGGCCGCGGCGCTCCTCGACGCCGCGGGAGTGGCTCGGCTCGCGCCGCCGCCTCCGAAGAAGGGCGTGGAGGCGACGGTGGGCGTCGTGCGGAGCGTGAAGACGGAGACGAAGGGCTTCAGCCAGCTCTTCGCCGACGCCATCGCCGCGCACCGGCACTGGGCTCGCGAGGCGCCTCCGCCGGCATAGGCTCAGCCCGGCATCCGCCCCACGTAGAGCCCCAGCAGGAAGGCCAGCACGGCGAGGGTGAGCGCCCAGAACCCCGGGACACCCTTCCGCCGTGCAGAGGCCGAAGGCAGGACGCGCACCGCCGCCTGCTCCTCCGGGACGATGAGGCGGACCTTGATGACGGCCTTGATGAGCACCTCCTCCACGTCCTGGAGGAAGCGCTCGTACTCCTCGGCCTGCATCTCCAGGGGCTCGCCGTGGTGGGACTCGTACCGCTTCGCCACGCCCTCGAAGTTGCGCAGCTGCGCCTCGCGCTTGGACACGTCCACCCAGCCGCACATCACCGACGGC
This genomic interval from Pyxidicoccus trucidator contains the following:
- a CDS encoding L-serine ammonia-lyase; translation: MAVSVFDLFKIGIGPSSSHTVGPMRAARTFALRLEEGGKLERLSKLKVELFGSLGATGKGHGSDKAVLLGLRGETPEGVDVESIPAVVARWRTEGRVALLGKRDVTFRDGEHLVMHRRRTLPYHPNGMRFSAFSADGAELDARVYYSVGGGFVVDETAAAGQDPLRPDITPQPFPFHSAAELLAHCERERQPISALMLANEKTLRSEEEIRAGLLRIWEVMQACVRRGCSSGGILPGGLKVERRAAAMYQRLLSRPEAGLTNPLTVLDWVNLYALAVNEENAAGGRVVTAPTNGAAGIIPAVLHYYWRFVPGANDDGVVRFLLTAGAIGVLYKENASISGAEVGCQGEVGSACSMAAGALTEVLGGTPLHVENAAEIAMEHNLGLTCDPIGGLVQVPCIERNAMASVKAINASRMSLSGDGRHFVSLDKVIKTMRDTGRDMKDKYKETARGGLAVNVLEVANLSVGLPEC
- a CDS encoding DUF4082 domain-containing protein — its product is MTLISLRPPRVIQRLRACLTAALAVALLTLPTGSALAQPTFSIFAPSSTPAVASVTNDFSAVELGVKFKADVDGDIIGLRFYKGAANTGTHVGHLWSATGQLLGTATFVNETASGWQEVALSTPVPVTAGTTYVASYHAPGGAYAFTSGGLVAGADAPPMHALAGPANGGNGVFSYGPSGTFPNNSFGDANYWVDVVFRPAAPVTIWPATATPAVASVTNDFSAVELGVKFQADVSGNVLGIRFYKGTSNTGTHAGHLWNAAGQLLAGATFVSETASGWQEVTFSSPVAIAANTTYIASYHAPNGAYAFDNTGLASGVNNPPLYALSGISSGGNGVYKYGASGSFPTDSFGNSNYWVDVVFQATGAPPPPPPPTGNALTLFPASATPGTPTATDTVSIEVGVKFRADVDGKVKGIRFYKGVGNTGTHVGNLWSATGQNLASATFVNETTVGWQQVLFSSPVSITANTTYVASYFAPSGGYSFDLNALASGVDTPLLHALPGTTSGGNGVFTYGALSTFPTSSYQNTNYWVDVLFETNGPPPRPGVTGSGPVLVATDPGNHFTDYLKEVLKAEGVTTFAATDAGNIGASVSLNDYKVLILGEATLSAAQVTLVTNWVSAGGSLIAMRPSANLDALLGLNPSSGTQDDGYFLLDTTQAPGAGLTAETMQYHGTADLHTLVTGTRAVATLYSNATTPTTYAAVTLRTVGSGTAIAFAFDLAKSVIYTRQGNPAWQGQNRDGSNIGPGARANDMFYGNASFDPKPDWVNLGKVQIPQADEQQRLLANMLHLTSAVPLPRLWYFPSAKKAVVVMTGDGHPGGAIVQRWQNYVTASPTGCNVDDWQCIRGTVYDFVGGLTTTQAAGYVAQGFEYALHVNTGCADYTSTSLDPNFFTPQLASFASAYPGIPAPTTNRTHCIVFSDWATQPKVSLSHGIRLDTNYYYWPDYWVQNRPGLFTGSGLAMRFADVDGTPIDVYQLATQMTDESGQSYPLHIDTLLANALGTQGYYGAFNANMHVDSDPSAGASGSAAIIASAQREGVSVISARQLLDWLDAREATSMSSVAFTGTALTFTVATPARNLSLMVPTRTATGLTLVSVSRNGSPVTTVPQTIKGVGFAFINGAQAGTYTATYN
- a CDS encoding SRPBCC family protein, coding for MLKKILGGLAAAILVLVGVIATRPVEYSVQRSATLPVPVDAAFAVVNDLRRWEEWSPWEKLDPQQKTTYSGAESGTGAVVAWSGNDQVGEGQMTIQESKANELVRIKLDFIKPFSSTSTTTFAFKPAEGGTEVVWTMAGTNDFMGKAFSLFMDMDKMVGGDFERGLASMKTAAEAEAKKRAEAEAARVAAEKAAAEKAAAEAAAAAMAAQPAEGGAAVAAPTP
- a CDS encoding catalase, which translates into the protein MRLRKTSAKNPPTSLKSESLEPYRMHSEGQVLTTDQGIPISETDNSLKAGVRGPTLLEDFHFREKMMRFDHERIPERVVHARGAGAHGYFQVYKSLEKYTQARFLTDPSLRTPVFVRFSTVGGSRGSADTVRDVRGFATKFYTPEGNFDLVGNNIPVFFIQDGIKFPDFVHSVKPEPHNEIPQASSAHDSLWDFVSLVPETTHMVMWLMSDRAIPRSFRMMEGFGVHTFRLVNAEGKATLVKFHWKPLLGTHSLVWDESQKVSGKDPDFHRRDLWEAIEDGNFPEYELGLQLIPEEDVLKYGFDLLDATKVLPEELVPVQRVGKLTLDRNPDNFFAETEQVAFCVANVVPGIDFTNDPLMQARLFSYLDTQLTRLGGPNFAELPINKPVAPVHNHQQDGFGRQTIPTSRANYHPNSLGGGCPFLANPKQAFTHLQERVDGRKIRQRSASFDDHFSQATLFYKSLSKPEQEHLVAALEFEVGKVERKEIRERVVNQILVNVDLEVATRVARAVGVAPPKPVKPPRAGKKTKTPVETSPALSMQNTPHDSIKTRKIAALVADGFAGKELAHVRKTLEGLGATVEVVGPTLSPVTSLEGQQEVPLKTYQTASSVLYDAVYVPGGEKSVEALKRVPLAVDFVREAFVHCKPLALSGEAAALLDAAGVARLAPPPPKKGVEATVGVVRSVKTETKGFSQLFADAIAAHRHWAREAPPPA